A section of the Arthrobacter sp. Marseille-P9274 genome encodes:
- a CDS encoding HNH endonuclease signature motif containing protein → NGAGTDTLAGVTDGRFGAAAGDPAAGAAAQVGDAVAGAACAGEVWGGGNVKAFVAVTIPLATAAGGDEPGELAGYGPIPPGMARRIAGLAKTWLPVITDEHDKAVMVAREMRHPPEWLKRHVRLRDGTCRGLGCRTQWKHCELDHTLAWEHGGKTELENLALRCKPDHLSKHNDGWHTTQEPHGVIRHQTRTGQTYTSYPDGSWVSHGIKPPPPPPPDPFNDTTPPPF, encoded by the coding sequence GGAACGGGGCCGGAACGGACACGCTCGCCGGCGTCACGGACGGCCGCTTCGGCGCCGCGGCCGGTGACCCCGCTGCCGGTGCCGCCGCCCAGGTCGGTGACGCCGTTGCCGGTGCTGCCTGTGCCGGGGAGGTGTGGGGCGGCGGGAACGTGAAGGCGTTTGTCGCGGTGACGATCCCGCTGGCGACCGCCGCGGGCGGGGACGAGCCGGGCGAACTGGCCGGGTACGGGCCGATCCCGCCCGGGATGGCGCGAAGGATCGCGGGCCTGGCGAAAACGTGGCTGCCGGTCATCACCGACGAACACGACAAAGCCGTGATGGTGGCCCGGGAGATGCGGCACCCGCCCGAATGGCTCAAACGCCACGTGCGACTGCGGGACGGGACCTGCCGAGGGCTGGGTTGCCGGACCCAGTGGAAGCACTGCGAACTCGACCACACGCTGGCGTGGGAACACGGCGGCAAGACCGAGCTGGAGAACCTCGCCCTGCGCTGCAAACCCGACCACCTGTCCAAACACAACGACGGCTGGCACACCACACAGGAGCCACACGGGGTGATCCGCCACCAGACCAGGACCGGGCAGACCTACACGAGCTACCCGGACGGGTCCTGGGTCTCCCATGGCATCAAGCCGCCACCGCCCCCGCCACCGGACCCCTTCAACGACACCACACCACCACCCTTCTGA
- a CDS encoding prephenate dehydratase — MTFAIAYQGEPGSNSHMACTEVRPDWEAVPCASFEDTFAKVASGEAQLAMIPIDNSIAGRVADIHAMLPETSLQIIGEHYLRIRFSLLGIPGSSIEQAREVHSHIHALGQCRKLIRQHGLKPVIAGDTAGSAREVSQWQDPTKVSLAPPMAADLYGLDVLATDAEDDPTNTTRFILLADKSPVPTRAELPGPAVTSFVFRVRNVPAALYKALGGFATNGINMTRLESYMEGNEFAATKFMVDVEGHPEDPAMVHAFEELEFFTTKIKILGVYPAAPFRLSHGASN, encoded by the coding sequence ATGACCTTCGCGATCGCCTACCAGGGAGAACCCGGCTCCAATTCCCACATGGCCTGCACTGAAGTGCGCCCGGATTGGGAAGCCGTGCCATGCGCCAGCTTCGAGGACACCTTCGCCAAGGTCGCCAGCGGAGAGGCCCAGCTGGCGATGATCCCGATCGACAACTCGATCGCCGGCCGGGTGGCGGACATCCACGCGATGCTGCCGGAGACCTCGCTGCAGATCATCGGCGAGCATTACCTGCGCATCCGTTTCAGCCTGCTCGGCATCCCCGGGTCCAGCATTGAACAGGCCCGCGAGGTGCACAGCCACATCCACGCCCTCGGCCAGTGCCGCAAGCTCATCCGCCAGCACGGCCTCAAGCCAGTCATCGCCGGCGATACGGCCGGATCCGCTCGCGAAGTCAGCCAGTGGCAGGACCCGACCAAGGTCTCCCTCGCCCCGCCAATGGCCGCGGACCTGTACGGGCTGGACGTGCTGGCCACCGACGCCGAAGACGACCCGACCAACACCACGCGCTTCATCCTGCTGGCGGACAAAAGCCCGGTCCCCACCCGCGCAGAACTGCCCGGCCCGGCCGTGACCAGCTTCGTCTTCCGGGTCCGTAACGTCCCGGCCGCGCTCTACAAGGCCCTGGGCGGGTTTGCCACCAACGGCATCAACATGACGCGCTTGGAGAGCTACATGGAGGGCAACGAGTTCGCCGCCACGAAGTTCATGGTGGACGTCGAAGGCCACCCCGAGGACCCGGCCATGGTGCACGCCTTCGAGGAACTGGAGTTCTTCACCACCAAGATCAAGATCCTCGGCGTCTACCCGGCGGCACCTTTCCGGCTGTCGCACGGCGCCAGTAACTAG
- a CDS encoding MgtC/SapB family protein, translating to MLEIDLLPDTIMTQFAMLLLAFVLSAVVGIERERKLKSAGLRTHTLVGLGSALFTLVSAYGFGNVIGSDVVLDPSRIAAQIVTGIGFLGAGVIFVRRNAVSGLTTAASIWMTAAIGMACAAGMPLIAVLATLLHLATVVVLATVGRWVSPGDKVRDFSVEVQYEEGVLQRVVERAAELGFEAALSRTRRFRRDDGQAMLHVDLRIQHAAGSLDQLVEGLCVMEKVSAVEVVSDENT from the coding sequence TTGCTGGAGATCGACCTGCTGCCGGACACGATAATGACGCAGTTCGCAATGCTGCTGCTGGCCTTCGTGCTCTCCGCGGTCGTGGGGATCGAGCGCGAGCGCAAGCTTAAAAGCGCCGGGCTGCGCACCCACACCCTGGTGGGGCTGGGCTCGGCGCTGTTCACTCTGGTCTCCGCCTACGGCTTCGGGAATGTGATCGGCAGCGACGTGGTCCTGGACCCCTCCCGCATCGCGGCGCAGATCGTCACCGGCATCGGCTTCCTTGGAGCCGGCGTCATCTTTGTCCGGCGCAACGCGGTGTCCGGCCTGACCACCGCCGCGTCCATCTGGATGACCGCCGCCATCGGCATGGCCTGCGCGGCCGGGATGCCGCTGATCGCGGTGCTGGCGACCCTGCTGCACCTGGCCACCGTCGTCGTTCTGGCGACTGTCGGCCGGTGGGTCTCGCCCGGCGACAAGGTCCGCGACTTCAGCGTGGAGGTGCAGTACGAAGAAGGCGTGCTGCAGCGCGTGGTGGAGCGGGCTGCCGAACTGGGTTTCGAAGCCGCTCTGAGCCGCACGCGGCGTTTCCGCCGCGACGACGGTCAGGCCATGCTGCACGTGGACCTGCGGATCCAGCACGCCGCCGGATCCCTCGACCAACTGGTGGAGGGCCTGTGCGTCATGGAAAAAGTCTCGGCGGTCGAGGTGGTCAGCGACGAGAACACCTGA
- a CDS encoding amino acid ABC transporter ATP-binding protein: MSPTDSRTPPGGGANDPVVAVTELRKSFGENHVLKSIDLSVSQGQVLALIGPSGSGKTTVLRCLNGLEIPDGGRVAFRGGPSVEFGRQVSRRQLAALRDRSGMVFQHYNLFPHRTVLENIVEGPVQVQKRPKAEAVREAEDLLRRVGLQDKKDQYPHQLSGGQQQRVGIVRALALKPALLLFDEPTSALDPELVGDVLHVIKELAEEGWTMVMVTHELAFAREVATEVVFMDGGVVVERGHPDQVLREPREERTRQFVHRLLNPF; the protein is encoded by the coding sequence ATGTCGCCCACTGATTCCCGTACCCCGCCCGGAGGCGGCGCCAACGACCCGGTCGTGGCCGTGACGGAGCTGCGCAAGTCCTTCGGCGAGAACCACGTGCTCAAATCGATCGACCTTTCAGTCTCGCAGGGCCAGGTCCTGGCGCTGATCGGCCCGTCGGGCTCGGGCAAGACCACCGTGCTGCGCTGCCTGAACGGCCTCGAAATTCCCGACGGCGGACGGGTCGCCTTCCGCGGCGGACCTTCCGTAGAGTTCGGCAGGCAGGTCTCCCGCCGCCAGCTCGCCGCCCTGCGCGACCGCTCCGGCATGGTGTTCCAGCACTACAACCTGTTCCCGCACCGCACCGTGCTGGAGAACATCGTCGAGGGCCCCGTCCAGGTGCAGAAGCGGCCCAAGGCCGAGGCCGTCCGGGAGGCAGAGGACCTGCTGCGCCGCGTCGGTCTGCAGGACAAGAAGGACCAGTACCCGCACCAGCTCTCCGGCGGACAGCAGCAGCGCGTCGGCATCGTCCGCGCGCTGGCGCTCAAGCCCGCCCTGCTGCTGTTCGACGAGCCCACCTCGGCGCTGGACCCGGAGCTGGTGGGCGACGTGCTGCACGTGATCAAGGAACTCGCCGAGGAAGGCTGGACGATGGTGATGGTCACCCATGAGCTGGCCTTCGCCCGCGAGGTGGCCACAGAGGTTGTCTTTATGGACGGCGGCGTCGTCGTGGAGCGCGGCCACCCGGACCAGGTCCTGCGCGAGCCACGCGAGGAGCGGACCCGCCAGTTCGTGCACCGGCTGCTCAATCCCTTCTAG